The Hymenobacter sp. DG01 sequence ATGCTGAAGGATTGTCGAACCGTATGGGCCAACTGTCTTCGCGTCATCAAGGCAACCATTGGTGAGCAGAGCTTCCGGACGTGGTTTCAACCCATTGTGCCGGTGCAGCTCCACAATAACGTGTTGTTGATACAGGTGCCCAGCACCTATTTCTACGAGTTTCTGGAGGAGCACTACGTGGAGGAGCTGAAGCGCGCCATCCACCAGGAGCTGGGGCCTGAGGGCCGCCTGGAGTACAGCATTGTGGTGGACCAGGGCAACGCCCAGCAGAAGCCGCGCACGCTCAACCTGCCTACTACCCGCAAAACTGCCGGTCCGGCTACGGTAGCCACGCACGCGGCTACCTCTATGGCTGCCAGCGCCATGACCTCCTCGGCCCGCAATACAGCCGCCGCCTCGGTAGCGCCCGCCCCGGCTCCGCCTACCCTGCGCAACCCCTTCGAGGCCAGCAAAACCATTGAGCGCGACTACCTGAAGTCGCAGCTAAATACTACCTACACCTTCGAGAACTACATTGAGGGTGACTGTAACCGCCTGGCCCGCTCGGCGGGTTTGGCCGTGGCGAATAAGCCCGGTACTACCTCCTTCAACCCCTTGATGGTGTACGGGGGGGTAGGGCTGGGCAAGACCCACCTGGTGCAGGCCATCGGCAACCACATCAAGGCCACGAACACGGATAAGTTTGTGCTGTACGTGTCGGCGGAGAAGTTCACGAATCAGTTTATTGAAAGCCTGCGCTCCAATGCCGTGCAGGATTTTGCCAATTTCTACCTGCTGGTGGATATTCTGATTCTGGACGACGTGCAGTTCCTGTCGGGCAAGGACAAAACCCAGGAGATGTTCTTCCACATCTTCAACCACCTGCACCAGGCCGGCAAACAGATTGTGATGACCTCCGACCGGCCGCCCCGCGACCTGGTGGGCCTGGAAGACCGTTTGCTTTCCCGCTTCAAATGGGGCCTGACCGCCGACCTGCAAAGCCCCGACTTTGAGACGCGCATGGCCATCATCCAGAACAAAATGCAGCAGGATGGCATCGACATTCCGCCGCAGGTAGTGGAGTACCTGGCCCACTCGGTGAATACCAACGTGCGGGAGCTGGAAGGTGTGCTGATTTCGCTGGTGGCCCAGAGTAGCCTCAACCGTCGCGAGATTGACCTGGAAATGGCCAAGCAGGCGCTTCGCCACATCATTGAGGAGGTAGAAGCCGAAGTAAACCTCGACTTCATTCAGAAAACCTGCGCCGAATACTTTGGGGTGCCTCTGGATCTGCTGAAAGCCAAAACCCGCAAAAAAGAGGTGGTAACGGCCCGGCAGGTAGCCATGTACTTCGCCAAGGAGCACACCACGCACTCCCTGAAAAGCATCGGTCACCACTTCGGCGGCCGTGACCATAGCACCGTCATCCACTCCGTGCAAACGGTTTCGGACCTGATTGATTCTGACAAAGCCTTTCGGGGCACCATTGCGGAGCTGCGCAAGAAATTTGCCGGCAAGTAAGCAGGGTTTCCTACCCCCAACAAAAAGCCCAACCGTTAGTAGCGGTTGGGCTTTTTGTTGGGGGTAGGAGTAGTACGCTTAACATACGCTCCGGTCCGCCGGCGAAGCCGTTCGACCGGTTGTCTTTGTGCTGACTTCCGACCAATGAGGGTTACAGCCGATGCCAGGGGTAGGCGGACGCCAGAACGGCGTCGGACCGGATCGGACGCTTACGCCTGGGTGTCGCGCAGGTCGATGTTGTGTTTGGCGGCGAAAGCCCGTACCTGCTCGCGCATGAGGCGCTTGCGCTTGGCACCCTTCACCTGGCGCAGGCTCATGGCATAGGTACCGCCTTCTTTGAACAGCAAGCGCAGCTGCTGCGGAACCAGCTCCAGGCTGGCAATACCCTCGGCCGGGAAGGCCTGCTTCGGCCGGAACAGGCCGTCTTTGTGCACGATGTAGGCGGGCGTAAATTCCAGATAGCTCTGTGTCCCGAACACCGGCGCGTTGTGCACCAGCACGTAGCCCAGATAAATCAGGCTGAACACCAGGAATACATAGTGCAGAAAGTGCATGTCGCTGGCGCCTTCGCCCGTTACGATAAGCGCTACCGTGTAGCCAATCCAGAGCAAACCCAGGAAAAGCTGGCCTAGAAACGGAATGCGCTGGGTGTTGGCGGGCTGAAGACGAATGCGGGTAGAGTTGGGATGCATAAGGGCGTTGAAGTCGCTGAGACTGGCAAAAGTAAGCAGTTCAGCCTTCGTTGTTTGCTTTTCCGGGTTGGTTTTATGGTGGCGCCCGCCGGAGAGGGTAGGCGCCACCGCAAAACCAACCCGGCAATACAGATGGCCAGAGGCCTGTTTATTTTAGCGTAGCCGAGGCCAGCTCCATTTCCGGCACGGCGCTGAGCACCTGCGAAACGGGGCAGTTTTTCTTGGCAGTTTGAGCGTACTGCTGAAACTCTTCCTGCGAAAGGCCTTCTACCTCGCCCTCCGTGGTCAGGCTGATTTTCACGATTTTGGGTACCTCGCCAGAGGTGTCCAGCGTTACCTTCGACTCAGTGCGGATCTGTTTTACCTGCTTGCCGTCTTTGGTCAGGATGCTGGTCAGGAACATGGTATAGCAGCCGGCGTGGGCCGCTCCAATCAGCTCCTCTGGGTTGGTGCCTTTCTGCCCTTCAAAACGGGCGCCCACCGAGTACGGGGCCGATACCGTGCCGCTCTGGGTGCTGATGGTGCCGCTGCCTTTAATGTCGCCGTTCCATTCGGCGTTGCCACGCTGGTTGATCATGAGGTGAGGGAATGAAGAGTGAAGAAGTAAACTTGTGTGCTTCCTACGAAAATAAGCGGCCAAGGATAAGCTCGGGGGTAGCAAACCTGTGTTGCGGGAGCTAGTACCTTTGAGTTCTTCTTTAGTTAAAAGCAAACCCGTTCACGCTTCCACTACCTCTCTCCTCCAACGTTCATGGGCCTGAAATCTACCCTGAGCCGGCCCCTGGCCGCTTTTGTTGCCCGGCAGTACCGGCAATGGCAGCAAGACCCCATCGGCACTCAGCAGCGCCTGCTCCAGGGGCTGCTGGCCCAGGGGCAGCGCACGGCCTTCGGGCGCGACCATCACTTTGCCGGCATCCGTACGGCCCAGGATTTTGCCTGGCAGGTGCCCGTGCGCGACTACGAGGGTCTCAGCCCTTATTTTAACCGGGTGAAGGCCGGGGAGCCGGACGTTTTGTGGCCGGGCAAGCCGCTTTACCTGGCCAAAACCAGCGGTACTACCTCCGGCGCCAAATACATCCCGATAACCAACGACAGCATTCCGAACCACATCAACGGGGCCCGCGACGCGCTACTTCACTACGTGCACGCCACCGGCAAAAGCCGTTTCCTGGATGGCAAGCTGATTTTCCTGTCGGGCTCCCCGGAGCTGGAAACGGTGGCTGGTATTCACACTGGCCGGCTTTCGGGCATTGCCAACCACCACGTACCCGCCTACCTGCGCCGCAACCAGCTGCCCAGCTACCAGACCAACATCATTGAGGATTGGGAAACTAAGCTCGACCGCATCGTGGACGAAACCCTACCCCAGCCCATGTCCCTGATATCGGGGATTCCGCCTTGGGTGCAGATGTACTTTGATAGGATTGTGGCGCGCACGGGCCGGCCGGTAGGGGAGGTGTTTCCGCAGTTCGATTTGTTTGTGTACGGGGGCGTCAACTTCGAGCCCTACCGTAAAAAGCTGTTCGAAACCATCGGTCGGCCGGTGGACAGCATCGAGCTGTTTCCGGCCTCTGAGGGCTTTCTGGCGTTTCAGGACGAGCCCGGTAACCCCGGTTTACTCCTGCTGCTGGATGCGGGCATCTTCTTCGAGTTTATTCCGGCCGAGCGGTTTTTCGAGAAGAACCCGCCCCGCTGCACCCTGGCCGATGTGGAGCTGGACAAG is a genomic window containing:
- a CDS encoding OsmC family peroxiredoxin; its protein translation is MINQRGNAEWNGDIKGSGTISTQSGTVSAPYSVGARFEGQKGTNPEELIGAAHAGCYTMFLTSILTKDGKQVKQIRTESKVTLDTSGEVPKIVKISLTTEGEVEGLSQEEFQQYAQTAKKNCPVSQVLSAVPEMELASATLK
- the dnaA gene encoding chromosomal replication initiator protein DnaA translates to MLKDCRTVWANCLRVIKATIGEQSFRTWFQPIVPVQLHNNVLLIQVPSTYFYEFLEEHYVEELKRAIHQELGPEGRLEYSIVVDQGNAQQKPRTLNLPTTRKTAGPATVATHAATSMAASAMTSSARNTAAASVAPAPAPPTLRNPFEASKTIERDYLKSQLNTTYTFENYIEGDCNRLARSAGLAVANKPGTTSFNPLMVYGGVGLGKTHLVQAIGNHIKATNTDKFVLYVSAEKFTNQFIESLRSNAVQDFANFYLLVDILILDDVQFLSGKDKTQEMFFHIFNHLHQAGKQIVMTSDRPPRDLVGLEDRLLSRFKWGLTADLQSPDFETRMAIIQNKMQQDGIDIPPQVVEYLAHSVNTNVRELEGVLISLVAQSSLNRREIDLEMAKQALRHIIEEVEAEVNLDFIQKTCAEYFGVPLDLLKAKTRKKEVVTARQVAMYFAKEHTTHSLKSIGHHFGGRDHSTVIHSVQTVSDLIDSDKAFRGTIAELRKKFAGK
- a CDS encoding GH3 auxin-responsive promoter family protein → MGLKSTLSRPLAAFVARQYRQWQQDPIGTQQRLLQGLLAQGQRTAFGRDHHFAGIRTAQDFAWQVPVRDYEGLSPYFNRVKAGEPDVLWPGKPLYLAKTSGTTSGAKYIPITNDSIPNHINGARDALLHYVHATGKSRFLDGKLIFLSGSPELETVAGIHTGRLSGIANHHVPAYLRRNQLPSYQTNIIEDWETKLDRIVDETLPQPMSLISGIPPWVQMYFDRIVARTGRPVGEVFPQFDLFVYGGVNFEPYRKKLFETIGRPVDSIELFPASEGFLAFQDEPGNPGLLLLLDAGIFFEFIPAERFFEKNPPRCTLADVELDKNYALVLSSNAGLWGYSIGDTVRFTQKYPFRVVVTGRIKHFLSAFGEHVIGEEVEQTLREAMQQHPEVEVVEFTVAPRVSDDPAVPSRHEWLIEFARPPHDAAAFAAALDAGLRRRNVYYDDLLRGNILAPLQLTPLPAGAFQRYMKSLGKLGGQNKVPRLSNDRGVAEGLLQSQL